One Brassica napus cultivar Da-Ae chromosome A1, Da-Ae, whole genome shotgun sequence genomic region harbors:
- the LOC106356561 gene encoding protein TRI1 → MALSTGIFSTFLCVKTVPLRSSPFLRVSPPHPANLRMVRAVTSATAASSEPSATKTREPRGIMKPRPVSPEMQDVVGEPVIPRTQALKRIWAYIKEHDLQDPQDKKVIICDEKLKKIFAGKDRVGFLEIAKLIGPHFL, encoded by the exons ATGGCTCTTTCTACTGGAATCTTCTCCACCTTCCTCTGCGTCAAAACGGTGCCGTTACGCAGCTCACCGTTCCTCCGTGTTTCCCCTCCTCATCCGGCTAACCTGCGGATGGTGCGAGCCGTGACCTCCGCGACGGCGGCGTCCTCCGAGCCGTCAGCCACCAAGACTCGGGAGCCACGTGGCATCATGAAGCCTCGCCCAGTGTCCCCCGAGATGCAGGACGTGGTGGGTGAGCCGGTGATTCCTCGCACGCAGGCTCTTAAGCGCATTTGGGCTTACATCAAGGAACACGACCTTCAG GATCCACAAGACAAGAAGGTTATAATCTGCGACGAGAAGCTGAAGAAGATATTCGCAGGCAAAGACCGTGTGGGATTCTTGGAGATTGCAAAGCTCATCGGTCCTCACTTCCTCTGA